A single genomic interval of Chlorogloeopsis sp. ULAP01 harbors:
- a CDS encoding TetR/AcrR family transcriptional regulator: MSKGEQTKEKILQLAAELFNQQGYAGSSISDIMQVTGLQKGGIYNHFQSKDELALMAFDYAIAQMRQLHRVALRSKRHAVERLQAIINVYYTLIENPPIKGGCPLLNTAIESDDAHPALRDRAQQAMNSWRDMICRIIQKGIAKGEIRPTVDADEVATIMIATLEGGVMMSKLYGDAIHIERLIKHLNDYIETQLSI, translated from the coding sequence ATGTCGAAAGGCGAACAAACAAAAGAAAAAATTCTCCAGTTAGCAGCCGAACTGTTTAATCAACAGGGGTATGCAGGTTCGTCTATTTCAGACATCATGCAGGTGACAGGATTGCAGAAAGGAGGTATCTACAACCACTTTCAAAGCAAAGATGAATTGGCACTCATGGCTTTTGATTATGCGATCGCTCAAATGAGACAGTTGCATAGAGTTGCTTTGCGAAGCAAGCGTCATGCTGTTGAGCGTTTACAAGCAATCATTAATGTATACTACACCTTAATAGAAAATCCACCGATTAAAGGAGGATGTCCTCTACTGAATACAGCTATTGAGAGCGATGATGCTCATCCAGCTTTACGCGATCGTGCTCAACAAGCAATGAATTCATGGCGCGACATGATTTGCCGAATTATTCAAAAAGGAATTGCAAAAGGTGAAATTCGTCCAACCGTGGATGCCGATGAAGTTGCAACTATTATGATTGCTACATTGGAAGGCGGTGTGATGATGAGTAAGTTATATGGAGATGCAATTCATATCGAAAGATTAATCAAGCACTTAAATGATTACATTGAAACCCAATTATCAATTTAA
- a CDS encoding ABC transporter ATP-binding protein, with amino-acid sequence MAKVRLESIKRKFNNVTAIEDISFEIPDGEFWVLVGPSGCGKSTILRTIAGLETATSGRLYIGDELMNDVPARQRDVAMVFQNYALYPHMTVAENIAFGLRMRKVDPKIIKERVVAVARSLSLEHLIERKPKQLSGGQQQRVALGRAIARQPQVFLLDEPLSNLDAQLRDDTRAELKELHQNLGVTTIYVTHDQVEAMTLADKIVVLERGRIQQIGEPQTIYAKPANRMVATFLGSPPMNIFPARYVAEGFDVNGQNILASAKMKEKLHLREGQGFDLGIRPEHIYIINESHRTQTEELAELVVDVKVVEPLGRETLIRAALPGSGVMVNVQAGADVHPHPGDRLLLELDLSKLFVFDTTTGDKLYPHVSS; translated from the coding sequence ATGGCCAAAGTTCGTCTAGAAAGTATTAAGCGTAAATTTAACAACGTCACCGCGATTGAGGATATTAGCTTTGAAATTCCTGATGGTGAATTTTGGGTTTTGGTGGGGCCTTCAGGATGCGGTAAATCTACTATATTACGAACCATTGCCGGCTTAGAAACTGCCACCTCTGGTAGACTTTACATCGGGGATGAGTTGATGAATGATGTCCCGGCAAGACAACGGGATGTGGCGATGGTGTTTCAAAACTATGCCTTGTACCCCCACATGACAGTGGCAGAAAATATTGCCTTTGGGTTACGAATGCGCAAAGTCGATCCCAAGATTATTAAAGAGAGGGTGGTGGCTGTAGCGCGATCGCTTTCACTAGAACATTTAATAGAGCGCAAACCCAAACAACTTTCTGGCGGACAGCAACAACGAGTAGCATTAGGTAGAGCGATCGCCCGTCAACCACAAGTATTTTTATTAGATGAACCTTTGTCTAATTTAGACGCTCAATTACGAGATGATACGCGAGCTGAGTTAAAAGAACTACATCAAAACTTAGGCGTTACTACAATCTACGTCACCCACGATCAAGTAGAAGCGATGACTTTGGCTGATAAAATTGTGGTGCTAGAGAGGGGACGAATTCAACAGATTGGCGAGCCGCAAACAATTTATGCCAAGCCTGCTAATCGCATGGTGGCGACTTTTTTGGGCAGCCCACCGATGAATATTTTTCCTGCTAGATATGTAGCTGAAGGTTTTGATGTCAATGGCCAAAATATACTAGCTTCAGCAAAGATGAAAGAGAAGTTGCATCTGCGGGAAGGGCAAGGGTTTGATTTGGGTATTCGTCCGGAACATATATATATAATTAACGAATCACACAGAACACAAACAGAAGAATTGGCAGAGTTAGTGGTTGATGTGAAGGTGGTGGAACCACTGGGAAGGGAGACTTTAATTCGTGCGGCTTTGCCTGGTTCGGGGGTAATGGTAAACGTACAAGCTGGTGCAGATGTGCATCCGCACCCAGGCGATCGCTTGTTGTTAGAGTTAGATTTAAGTAAATTGTTTGTGTTTGATACTACCACTGGAGATAAGTTGTATCCGCACGTGAGTAGTTAG